AATCCTACTGGCACAGATATCCGGAGGTTCAGAAACTTTTGGATGAATTCAGCGAAAACACTTTGACCAATTATTTTATCCCTTATGGCGTAGCTCCTAACTTTCTGATAAATGGAAAATTCTATTTTGTCCCCATGGTCATTGAAGAAAGTTCGGTGATTGCCGCTGCGGCCAATGCTGCCAAGTATTGGGCTTCACGCGGAGGATTTCATGCTCAGATTATATCATCTGTCAAAATAGGACAGGTTCATTTTATCTGGAAAGGTGATTACAATAAGCTAAATTCGGTATTTAATGAATTGAAATTCAGGCTAAAAGATGAAACCCAGCACATCACGGCCAATATGATAAAAAGAGGGGGCGGTATTCTTGATATACAGCTGGTAGATATGCGTCACGAAATTGAAGACTATTTCCAGTTAAAAGCTACTTTTGAAACGGTAGATTCGATGGGTGCCAACTTTATTAATTCCTGCCTCGAAGACTTTGCCCAGATTTTAAAGGATTTCATTGCCAATCATCCAGCTTTTGATGAAAATGAACGGGATTGCAGAATTATCATGTCTATTTTATCAAACTACACACCTGAATGCCTTGTCAAATGCTGGGTAGAATGTGATTTGCCTGAAATGGGCATGTTTGAAGATGGAGACACACCTGAATCATTTACCTGGAAATTTGAAAGAGCCATTCGCATTGCACAGGTCGATGTCAACAGGGCTGTTACCCACAATAAAGGTATTTTCAATGGAATTGATGCTGTGGTTATTGCTACCGGCAACGACTTTCGTGCTGTCGAAGCCTGCGGACATGCCTATGCCTCAAGAGATGGAAAATACAGAAGTCTGACTACTTTCAGCCGCACCAACAACAGATTCTACTACTGTCTTACCGTTCCTATGGCTCTTGGTACCGTTGGCGGACTGACTTCCCTCCATCCTTTGTCGAAATTTTCACTTGAATTACTGGGTAATCCTTCAGCTAAAGAACTCATCATGATTGCTGCTGCTGCCGGATTGGCAAATAACTTCGGAGCTGTTACCACTTTGGTCACAAAAGGAATTCAGAAAGGGCACATGAAGATGCACCTGCTCAATATTCTAAATCATTTTGAAGCAACTGAAGAAGAAAAAAATAAAGCCATTGAATATTTCAAAACCCGGAAAGTATCCTTTAATGCAGTGAGACAACTGTTGAATGAAATCAGGGATAAC
The window above is part of the Sphingobacteriales bacterium genome. Proteins encoded here:
- a CDS encoding hydroxymethylglutaryl-CoA reductase, degradative, translating into MNQIISGFSKLSKDDKIKLVTSKLFDPSSAENLLKSYWHRYPEVQKLLDEFSENTLTNYFIPYGVAPNFLINGKFYFVPMVIEESSVIAAAANAAKYWASRGGFHAQIISSVKIGQVHFIWKGDYNKLNSVFNELKFRLKDETQHITANMIKRGGGILDIQLVDMRHEIEDYFQLKATFETVDSMGANFINSCLEDFAQILKDFIANHPAFDENERDCRIIMSILSNYTPECLVKCWVECDLPEMGMFEDGDTPESFTWKFERAIRIAQVDVNRAVTHNKGIFNGIDAVVIATGNDFRAVEACGHAYASRDGKYRSLTTFSRTNNRFYYCLTVPMALGTVGGLTSLHPLSKFSLELLGNPSAKELIMIAAAAGLANNFGAVTTLVTKGIQKGHMKMHLLNILNHFEATEEEKNKAIEYFKTRKVSFNAVRQLLNEIRDNRA